The stretch of DNA ACCCAGCCACAGCCGGTCTTGAGTCGACAAAAGAGCTGAAAGCGGCAATCATGGAACAGCTCAAAGCTGAAGGCAAAGCAGTAAGCATTGCCGCAGTAGAAACTGTTTATCAAAAATTGCTCAAAGAAAGAGAAATAAGAGACACGCTCTCTGAGCTGAAGAGACTCGGTTCGGCAGTTGAATACCACTCTCTCGATGTACGCGATCCTGAAACGTTCGGCAACTTGATTGCAGACATCTACAAGCGTCATGGCAACATCGACGGCGTCATCAATGGAGCCGGCATCATCGAAGATGGCTTCACTAAAGACAAAACAGTCGAGTCGTTTGAAAAAGTCGTCAGCACAAAGATCGACAGCAGCTTCATTTTGAGCGAGAAACTCAATCTGAATACCCTGCAGTTCATGTTCCTCTTCTCCTCGGTGGTCGGACGCACTGGTAATGCTGGTCAGACTGACTACGTCGCAGCCAATGAAACAGTGAACAAACTGGCTATGGTCCTCGACAAGAAGACTAAAGCTCGCGTTGCCTCGATCATGTGGGGACCATGGAAAGGTGGCATGGCTCAGCCTGAACTGGAGAGCATCTTCGCCAAATATGGTTGGGCGATGATAGACGCTTCTGCTGGACGCTCGTACTTCATAGAAGAGATCGAGTTCGGCAAGAAAGGCGATGTGGAAGTACTGCTCGTCGCCGAATTGCTTGGAGACGCCGCACTGCCGACCCCGGTCGGACCGCGCCTCTATCAATCGACAGTAACGATGCCCGAACCTGGCAGCTTCGAGTTTGCGTTCGATTTGAATCCTGAACACGACCTCTACTTAAACGACCACACCTTCGACGGCATTCCAGTAATGCCGATGGCCTTTGCCCTCGAACTCATGGCTGAAGCCGCCACGGCAGCTTATCCTGGCTACGGAGTGCGCAAGGTTCATCGAATGGACATTCCATCAGGAATAGTCTTCGATGCTCCAACCAAACAGATCACTGTTGTGACCGACGAAGTCAGTCGCTCAGAGCTGGGTGTCAAGGTCAAGGTCGCCTTGAATACAGGTGCTCCTCTCAAGCGCACCAACTTCAAAGCTGTGATGGAATTGTCCAGAATTGACTCAGGTGAAGTACAACGGTTAGAACACTGCCCACCAGATGTGGTGACAAAGTTCAACGATGTAAATGAACTAGCCGACATCGCAGATCAAATCGAAGAGGTTCCAGCCACCAAAGACATCTACGGCAACTGGCTCTTCCATGGCCCGATCTTCCAGGGTATCAAGGACATCCGTGCTCTGGGCAGCACAGGCATCCTGGGTACCGTGCAAGCGGCCGATGAGCGCACCTGCTTCGCTGAAACCAACGGCGACAACTGGATTATCGATCCGGTTCTGTTTGACAGTTCAATGCAACTCGCTGGTGTCTGGGCACGACAACACCTTGATATAACGGTACTGCCGACCGGTTTCCGCACACTTCATTTGCTCGGCAAGATCCGCAGCGGAGAAGAGCTGTACGGTCGCATCTTCATCAATCCGGGTGCATCGGCAAGAGAACTGACTTGCGAGCTGGCTATCTACCGTAAGAACGGAGAGATGGTAATGCTGGTAGAAGGTCTCGGCGGCGTTGGCAGCAAGTCACTGAACAGACTGGCGAGCCAGGCCAGCCCGTTGGGTACGACCAAATGAAACCGGCAGGAAGGCAGGCGAACAGTACGCAAGCCTCCGCGAAAACCAATAAAGTCGCAATAGTAGGAATGTCCTGCCTGTTTCCTGGCGCTGCCAATCTGGCTCAGTTCTGGGCAAACATCGTCAACGGTTTCGATGCCACCAGAGATGCTACCGCCGAAGAATGGAACCCGGATAAGTTCTACAACCCCAACCCGACAGCATTCGAACAGATTTATTGCAAGCGAGGCGGGTTCATAACCGAGCTGGCCGATTTCGACCCGCTCAAGTATGGTGTCATGCCAAACAGTATTTCCGGTTCAGATCCGGACCAACTGCTGGCGCTGCGTGTTGCTTCCGAAGCTCTGGCCGATGCCGGTTACGCAAATAAGCAATATGACGGCAACCGCGCCGAAGTAATTTTAGGCCGCACATCCGCTCCCGGCGGCGGCAGCATGAACATGATCTATCACGGGGAAACCGTTCACCAGGTGTTGGATGTAGTTAAGAGCCTGCATCCGGAGTATTCGCCAGAGCAAATGATTTTGCTTGAGCAAGGGCTACGCGCAACGCTCAAGAACTGCAGTTCAGATACGATACCGGCCGTCATGCCGAACATTCTGGCTGGGCGAATCGCCGGGCGTCTTGGATTTAAAGGCAAAAGCACCGTTCTCGACTCAGCCTGCGCATCGTCCTTGATTGCGGTGGAGATGGGCGTCAACGATTTACTTTCCGGCACCTGCGATCTGGCTCTTGCCGGAGGCATACACGTCAACTCTTTCGCAGTCTTCTATCAGATGTTCTGTGGACTGGGCGCTCTTTCCAAACAAGAAAAGATTCGTCCATACGATGATAAGGCTGATGGCACACTGCTTGGCGAAGGTCTGGGAATGGTGGTTCTCAAACGCTATGAAGACGCCATTGCAGATGGTGACAGAATTTATGCCGTTATCGCCGGCATCGCCAGCTCAAGCGACGGGCAGGGCACGAGCATGTTGGCTCCGTCTGTGGATGGAGAAGCCCTGGCGCTGAAACGAGCTTACGAAAATTCAGGCGTTTCGCCGACTACAATAGGGCTCCTCGAGGGGCACGGGACGGGCACTCCATCAGGTGACGCAGCCGAGATCCAGGCCATCCACAAAGTCTTCGGTGAAAGCACCAACAGTCCCTGGTGCGCAATCGGCTCCGTCAAATCGATGATCGGTCACACACAGGCAGCCAGTGGCGTGGCAGGACTGATCAAAACGGCACTGGCGCTTTATCACAAGATATTGCCTCCAACACTCAACGTCGAGACTCCAACCAGACAAATTGATTGGCAGAAATCGCCTTGCTATATCAACTCAAAGACGAGAACCTGGATTCATTCCAAAACACCGGCCAATGTTGGAGAGACTGAACAAGCGAAATGGGCTCGCTACAGTTCACCTCGCCGCGCTGCCGTAAGCGCCTTCGGCTTCGGTGGTGTAAACGCGCATACAATTCTGGAAGAGCACGATAGCGATTTTGAGAGCGAGTCAGAAAGTTTATTGCAGGAATGGGAAACGGAACTTTGCCTTTTTGCCGGTCAAACACAGCAAGATCTAATAAGCGTTTTGAAAGAAGTGCAAACTTATCTCGCTGGCGAAACCACTCAGCCTCTGCGCAATATTGCCTACACACTAGCCACGAAAGCACGAAAGGTTCGCGGCGATAAACAATGCGCAGCCATAGTCGCTTCTTCTCTAGCTGACCTGAAAAACAAAATAGACGGCGTTTTGCAAGCACTGAGCAAAGACGAATCGCCCTGCCTGGCCGATGTATATCACGTCAAAGACTCAAGCGTCGGCAAAGGCAAATTAGCCTTCGTCATGCCCGGTCTGGGCGCGGCATACCCCAATATGCTCCAGGATCTTTGTTTCCACTTCCCAGAAGTTCGTCATGTTTTCGACTATATCGACTTGCTGGCGTTGCAATGCGAAAGTGACTACGTACCGAGCCGCCGGATATTTCCTAGAGGAGAACAGGGGCAGGAATCAATAGCATCACTGGCTGCGATGGACTCAGCTGTCGTCAACGTGCTGATGGCCGAGTGGGCACTATATACGGTGCTGCAAAACCTGGGCATCAATGCGGACGCATTGCTCGGTTGCAGCACCGGTGAATTTGCTACTTTGCCAATGGGAGGAGCTGTAAACATCCTGGATGTGGCACCTCTCTTCTATCGCCTCAGCACGCATGTGGCAAAATCAGTCTCCAAAGAAAAGCTTGCCGATTTGCGCTCGATCATGCTTGTAGCAGACTACGACAGCTTCAAGGAAACTATCAAAGACATTAAAGGACTTTATCTGAGTGCTGCCCTGTGCTCGTCTCAAAGCATGCTCTCCGGTTCAAAAGAAGCAGTAGCTGAGGCGATGAAAGCCCTGACTGCAGCCGGCTTCGAACCACAGCCCCTGCCTATGGCTATTCCTTATCACACACCACTCGTGGAAGGCATGGTCGATCCCAACCATCAAGAAATCAAAGACATGGATCTCGGCTTGCCCAAGACACCGATCTGGTCATGTTCGAGAGTTGGTCAATATCCAAACGACACCGCAGAAATTCGCAAGATCACGACTGAACTTTTCACCCAGCCGATCATGCTGAAGAAAACAGTTGAAGCAATGTACGAAGACGGTGTCACCATCTTTGTGGAAGTCGGTCCGAAAGGAGTTCTCACACCCCTGATTGGCGACACGTTGCAAGACAAAGATCATCTGGCGGTCGCGTGCAACACCTCATACAACTCCGCTATCACCCAGCTCAATCATTGCCTGGGTGAACTTGCAGCGCACGGCGTCGATATGCAGTTGGATTACTTGTTTGCAAGACGAGCACCAGAGTTTATCGAATTCAGCGAAAAGCCCAAACCGCGCTCAAGGCAGTCAGTTCGACTGGACTTGAAATTCCCGCAACTGGCAGTGCCCGAAGAAGTGGCTAAACAGCTACGTGCGGAATCACAGGCGGCATATTCAAGTGCCACCCAGGATGATCAAGGCTCAGAGCCACGCCAATCCCAAAAGTTCTCTCAAAGGGTTTCACAGAGCGATGCGCAGAATTCTCTTGAGGATGAATTTGATTTTGAAACTGGAAGCGATTCAGAAGAGCATCAACCAGATGTAGTACAAACGTACCTGACAGGCATGGCTGAATTTCATCAGAACCTGATGGGCATGCAGGAAGAAGTTATGCGCGCATATCTGCACGCACAGCAACAGCTTGAAACTGAGCCGCCCCAAACACTTCCCGAAGAAATGATTGACGGTCTGGAGAATTACAGTGAAATCCAGCTGCCCGTGGAATATGCACAGCCGTATCAACCTAATGCCTACCCCGTTCATCAGTATGAACCGGCGCAAAGTCACTTCGATCTGCCACCATTTTTACGGAACGGATTAACCAGATGCGAACTATCCGAGAACAATGCAGAGGCAGAGCTTTTCGTCACGCTGGACAATCACAGATATTTGCTCGACCACGCCATCGGAGGCAACGTCTCTGCTGCTGCGCCTTCTGCAGAACGAGTGTATCTCCTGCCTCTTACTGTAGCAGTGGAAGCGATGAGCGAAATAGCCAGTCTCCTTTTGCCGGGACGTCCGGTCTTAAGAGTAAGCGCGATCAGAGCGGCACGCAGAATTCGAGTCGGTCGCGAAGGCAGCCTGCTCAGATTGAAAGCTCA from Candidatus Melainabacteria bacterium encodes:
- a CDS encoding 4'-phosphopantetheinyl transferase superfamily protein; translated protein: MKPAGRQANSTQASAKTNKVAIVGMSCLFPGAANLAQFWANIVNGFDATRDATAEEWNPDKFYNPNPTAFEQIYCKRGGFITELADFDPLKYGVMPNSISGSDPDQLLALRVASEALADAGYANKQYDGNRAEVILGRTSAPGGGSMNMIYHGETVHQVLDVVKSLHPEYSPEQMILLEQGLRATLKNCSSDTIPAVMPNILAGRIAGRLGFKGKSTVLDSACASSLIAVEMGVNDLLSGTCDLALAGGIHVNSFAVFYQMFCGLGALSKQEKIRPYDDKADGTLLGEGLGMVVLKRYEDAIADGDRIYAVIAGIASSSDGQGTSMLAPSVDGEALALKRAYENSGVSPTTIGLLEGHGTGTPSGDAAEIQAIHKVFGESTNSPWCAIGSVKSMIGHTQAASGVAGLIKTALALYHKILPPTLNVETPTRQIDWQKSPCYINSKTRTWIHSKTPANVGETEQAKWARYSSPRRAAVSAFGFGGVNAHTILEEHDSDFESESESLLQEWETELCLFAGQTQQDLISVLKEVQTYLAGETTQPLRNIAYTLATKARKVRGDKQCAAIVASSLADLKNKIDGVLQALSKDESPCLADVYHVKDSSVGKGKLAFVMPGLGAAYPNMLQDLCFHFPEVRHVFDYIDLLALQCESDYVPSRRIFPRGEQGQESIASLAAMDSAVVNVLMAEWALYTVLQNLGINADALLGCSTGEFATLPMGGAVNILDVAPLFYRLSTHVAKSVSKEKLADLRSIMLVADYDSFKETIKDIKGLYLSAALCSSQSMLSGSKEAVAEAMKALTAAGFEPQPLPMAIPYHTPLVEGMVDPNHQEIKDMDLGLPKTPIWSCSRVGQYPNDTAEIRKITTELFTQPIMLKKTVEAMYEDGVTIFVEVGPKGVLTPLIGDTLQDKDHLAVACNTSYNSAITQLNHCLGELAAHGVDMQLDYLFARRAPEFIEFSEKPKPRSRQSVRLDLKFPQLAVPEEVAKQLRAESQAAYSSATQDDQGSEPRQSQKFSQRVSQSDAQNSLEDEFDFETGSDSEEHQPDVVQTYLTGMAEFHQNLMGMQEEVMRAYLHAQQQLETEPPQTLPEEMIDGLENYSEIQLPVEYAQPYQPNAYPVHQYEPAQSHFDLPPFLRNGLTRCELSENNAEAELFVTLDNHRYLLDHAIGGNVSAAAPSAERVYLLPLTVAVEAMSEIASLLLPGRPVLRVSAIRAARRIRVGREGSLLRLKAHRVDTYTFEASIDQVGAEQFSGPSMSCHVEFGDYYPTAPLLSNSIASPRAAALTPAELYQPKTMFHGPRMQSVMALNTVGRRASDGFVAARPAIDWFPGDNDPKFLIDPLLLDNSTQIVLFHLFEENEDVSALLPFLVESLEFYTDLSNLRGTFKVSAHLSSMTSRGTEADVFIVDNNNVVLAKFMGINSRRIILSENWKEYIAQPQTTFLTDTMPYIEAALGHSDQLSNAILQLGQLPEDESTLTWCLDYVLHNSERKDFLALTNLPRKREWFCGRIAAKEAVRRLLKASHNLSVCCADIIVATNEQGQPYATGKWIEIVGYEPHLSISHKAGIAVALAAHRQGSRGIGIDVEIIEPKENGFETLAFLPEEINELQKSAGSNKEKRVIQFWSAKEAVGKALGLGLSANPRSLKAQLLDEQDDKARFLVSPQNGGAFLVHCLTKDETIIAVTNLHSDG